A genomic region of Flavobacteriales bacterium contains the following coding sequences:
- a CDS encoding fasciclin domain-containing protein, translating into MKRVFSIFTMLILLSSIMSCQKESTNTESTAASESTERTGQAFIADDGSKPNALQIAIGSKDHTTLVAAVQAAKLENALVNVGPLTVFAPTNDAFKALPEGTVETLLKPENIDKLKDILEYHVTPGNLSVEILTKLKKLGQANNQDVLVEVVDGKPVIGGANIIASVPAGNGIVHVVDKVLVPAEKK; encoded by the coding sequence ATGAAACGAGTATTTAGTATTTTCACAATGTTGATTCTTTTATCTTCGATAATGAGTTGTCAAAAAGAATCAACCAACACCGAATCAACTGCAGCCAGTGAGTCAACAGAGAGAACAGGTCAGGCGTTTATTGCCGATGATGGCTCCAAACCCAATGCATTGCAAATAGCTATTGGTTCAAAAGATCATACCACTTTGGTAGCTGCCGTTCAAGCAGCCAAGCTTGAAAATGCCCTCGTAAATGTGGGACCACTAACGGTTTTTGCACCAACCAATGACGCTTTTAAAGCTCTTCCAGAAGGAACTGTTGAAACTTTATTAAAGCCGGAAAACATTGATAAACTTAAAGATATTTTGGAATACCACGTTACTCCGGGTAATTTGAGTGTAGAGATTTTAACCAAGCTTAAAAAACTTGGACAAGCTAATAACCAAGATGTATTGGTTGAGGTTGTTGACGGCAAACCAGTAATTGGCGGAGCAAACATAATTGCCTCTGTTCCAGCAGGAAATGGCATTGTGCATGTTGTTGACAAAGTATTGGTTCCAGCTGAAAAAAAGTGA
- a CDS encoding cytochrome c — MRKFTTLLIAFSISSLLFVGCSGSKDNDEKTTEEQTTSKPSEEVAANPMDNKGIGPVSSVTLGEINKEMAAQGETIFTDKCTACHKADANFTGPAPKGILDRRSPEWVMNMILNPVQMVQEDPIAKKLMMEFNGSQMANQNLTEEEARKVLEYFRTL, encoded by the coding sequence ATGAGAAAATTCACCACATTATTAATTGCATTCTCTATCAGTTCTTTATTATTTGTAGGATGTTCTGGAAGTAAAGATAACGATGAAAAGACAACAGAAGAACAGACAACTTCAAAGCCGTCTGAGGAAGTTGCAGCAAATCCGATGGACAATAAAGGCATCGGCCCGGTAAGTTCTGTAACATTGGGAGAAATTAATAAAGAAATGGCCGCTCAAGGTGAAACCATTTTTACCGACAAATGCACAGCCTGTCATAAAGCTGATGCCAATTTCACAGGTCCGGCTCCAAAAGGAATCTTGGATCGTCGTTCGCCTGAATGGGTTATGAACATGATTTTGAATCCAGTGCAAATGGTTCAGGAAGACCCAATCGCAAAAAAGCTGATGATGGAGTTTAATGGGTCTCAAATGGCCAACCAAAATTTAACAGAAGAAGAGGCTCGAAAAGTATTGGAATATTTTAGAACCCTGTAA
- a CDS encoding Rrf2 family transcriptional regulator — translation MLTLSSKYAINAVVYLAINSSESQKIDIREISKAIDTPTHYLAKVLQKLAKAEIISSTKGPNGGFFTTKENLERKVIEIFKVIDGADVFSECFLGLKNCNDLRPCPIHHLVKEYKELVTGDFSKNSIGQYAERIKSGKMFHRI, via the coding sequence GTGTTAACATTGTCATCAAAATACGCAATAAATGCGGTGGTATATTTGGCCATAAACAGTTCAGAATCTCAAAAAATTGATATTAGAGAAATATCAAAAGCCATTGATACGCCCACGCATTATCTTGCCAAAGTATTGCAAAAACTTGCTAAAGCAGAAATAATTAGTTCGACAAAAGGTCCGAACGGTGGTTTTTTTACAACCAAAGAAAACTTGGAAAGGAAGGTTATAGAAATATTCAAAGTTATAGACGGAGCCGATGTTTTTAGTGAATGTTTTTTGGGTTTGAAAAATTGCAACGACCTACGCCCCTGCCCTATTCATCATTTGGTTAAAGAGTACAAAGAACTTGTAACGGGAGATTTTTCTAAAAACTCGATTGGCCAATACGCCGAACGTATAAAGTCGGGAAAGATGTTTCATCGAATTTAG
- a CDS encoding alpha/beta hydrolase → MKKLMTLTLFLTSLVAFAQTKHIYCIPGTGTDYRIFTKMVFDTGYVVHYVDYVLPDSGSSMNDYAHKLAEQIDTTQPYIIIGASLGGMLAVEMADFLHPEKVILIASAKTVDELPYRYKFQKKVPIQRLVSGEVIKTSTLILQPLVEPDRNKEKETFIAMLHDKDPIFMKRAVDMILDWERTEYDSTLIVHIHGNHDKTIPYRNVTADYTIEKGSHVMCFTRSEEISAIVREVLP, encoded by the coding sequence ATGAAAAAGTTGATGACCCTTACGCTGTTTTTAACCTCTTTAGTTGCATTCGCTCAAACAAAACATATCTATTGCATACCCGGCACCGGAACGGATTACCGCATTTTTACCAAAATGGTTTTTGATACGGGTTATGTAGTTCACTATGTTGACTACGTATTGCCCGACAGTGGCAGTAGCATGAACGATTACGCCCACAAACTGGCCGAACAGATTGACACCACCCAACCTTACATTATCATCGGGGCATCGCTGGGGGGTATGTTGGCTGTGGAAATGGCCGACTTTTTGCATCCGGAAAAAGTCATTTTGATTGCCTCAGCAAAAACGGTGGATGAGCTACCATATCGGTATAAATTTCAGAAAAAAGTGCCGATACAACGGTTGGTTTCGGGTGAGGTTATTAAAACCAGTACCCTCATTTTGCAACCGTTGGTGGAACCGGACAGAAATAAAGAAAAAGAAACCTTTATTGCCATGTTGCACGACAAAGACCCCATTTTTATGAAACGTGCGGTTGACATGATTCTTGATTGGGAACGCACCGAATACGACTCCACGCTGATTGTGCATATACACGGCAACCACGACAAAACCATTCCATACCGAAACGTTACCGCCGACTACACCATCGAAAAAGGTTCGCATGTGATGTGTTTTACCCGCTCAGAAGAGATTAGTGCCATTGTGCGGGAGGTATTGCCATAG
- a CDS encoding radical SAM protein: MPHEVQVKSVLNKKKSRDSWFLDDYTLNLYSSCSFNCLYCYIRGSKYGTNLESSLSVKINAIELLDKQLANRAKKGQFGYIVMSSATDPYLQIEKKYELTRKALEVIAKHRFPLHVLTKSSLIERDIDLLHRINQIAILPPELSHKPGVVASFSFSTLQDEVGRIFEPGATKPSERLITMQKMIDEGFHCGVSFMPLLPFISDTTEQLHFAFSTFKKMGVKYVMPSTITLFGNQKADSKTLMLNAIAKHYPHLLERYHRYFYHSDYMPAYYQKAFTAKMKELLAEYGLSGRI, encoded by the coding sequence ATGCCTCACGAAGTTCAGGTAAAATCCGTTTTAAATAAAAAGAAAAGCCGCGATTCGTGGTTTTTGGACGATTATACCCTCAATTTATACAGCAGCTGTTCGTTTAATTGTTTGTATTGCTACATACGGGGCAGCAAGTATGGCACCAACTTAGAATCAAGTCTTTCGGTAAAAATAAATGCCATTGAATTGTTGGATAAGCAATTGGCCAATCGGGCAAAAAAAGGACAGTTTGGATACATTGTGATGTCATCGGCCACCGACCCTTATTTGCAAATTGAAAAGAAATATGAACTAACCCGAAAAGCTCTGGAAGTGATTGCCAAACACCGTTTTCCGTTGCATGTTTTAACCAAATCGAGCCTGATAGAACGCGATATTGATTTACTGCACCGCATCAACCAGATAGCCATTTTACCCCCCGAACTCAGCCACAAACCCGGTGTGGTTGCCTCCTTTTCGTTTAGCACGTTGCAAGATGAGGTTGGCCGCATATTTGAGCCAGGAGCTACCAAACCGAGCGAACGTCTAATAACCATGCAAAAAATGATAGACGAAGGCTTCCATTGTGGGGTAAGTTTTATGCCGCTTCTGCCGTTTATTTCTGACACCACAGAGCAACTGCATTTTGCTTTTAGTACATTCAAAAAAATGGGTGTAAAATATGTAATGCCCAGCACCATCACCCTGTTTGGCAACCAAAAAGCCGATAGCAAAACCCTCATGTTAAATGCCATTGCCAAGCACTACCCACACCTGTTGGAGCGATACCACCGCTATTTTTACCATTCCGACTATATGCCGGCCTATTATCAAAAAGCGTTCACGGCCAAAATGAAAGAACTCCTGGCAGAATATGGATTGAGCGGGAGGATTTAG
- a CDS encoding PLDc N-terminal domain-containing protein — protein MEKFKKAFKFQLKWLTILGLLAIIVGILIDELDRRSYKKITVEEFTKIAIQEGVTDFRHYNDELIGSRFEMRTPSGKKYYHDSYLFSDERFDFQNMIIEKFGSCGQGSKLSFYSSGMPIIIGLVVGILLFNAIILLWFVAFFNLLNSEFKENHNKWIWFISFIFLPLITPLYYMLISDKQKRDWTPK, from the coding sequence ATGGAAAAATTCAAAAAAGCATTTAAGTTCCAGCTAAAATGGCTTACAATTCTCGGTTTACTCGCAATAATCGTTGGGATACTTATTGACGAACTTGATAGACGTAGCTACAAAAAAATTACCGTTGAGGAATTTACTAAAATCGCTATTCAGGAGGGTGTCACAGATTTTCGGCATTATAATGATGAATTAATTGGCAGTAGATTTGAAATGAGAACCCCATCAGGTAAAAAATATTACCATGATAGCTATTTATTTAGCGACGAAAGGTTTGATTTTCAAAATATGATAATTGAAAAATTTGGAAGTTGTGGTCAAGGATCTAAATTGTCGTTTTATTCATCTGGAATGCCAATAATTATTGGTTTGGTTGTTGGGATACTCCTATTTAATGCTATAATTTTACTGTGGTTTGTGGCATTTTTCAATCTACTAAACAGCGAGTTTAAAGAAAACCATAATAAATGGATTTGGTTTATTAGTTTCATTTTTTTGCCTTTAATAACTCCACTGTATTATATGTTAATCTCTGACAAGCAGAAAAGGGATTGGACACCAAAATGA
- a CDS encoding KilA-N domain-containing protein yields the protein MVKNKKIEVEGKEITVILEKEQEYISLTDMLKAKDGDFFISDWLRNRNTVEYLGIWESVYNPDFNYGEFATIKSQAGLNSYKLSVKDWTEKTNAIGLKAKAGRYGGTYAHPDIAFEFGMWISPQFKIYLVKEFQRLKTDENNRLKLEWNLQRTLAKVNYQIHTDAIKEKLIPKEITKQQTSYVYANEADILNVALFGITAKEWREYSPDKKGNIRDYATLEQLVVLSNMESINALLIGQGLEQGKRLIQLNKVAISQMKSLLESKSINKLK from the coding sequence ATGGTAAAAAACAAGAAAATAGAAGTTGAAGGGAAAGAAATCACGGTAATCCTTGAGAAAGAACAAGAATACATTTCGTTAACGGATATGCTGAAAGCAAAAGACGGAGATTTCTTCATTTCCGACTGGCTTCGCAATAGAAACACAGTGGAGTACCTTGGGATTTGGGAATCCGTTTACAATCCGGATTTTAATTATGGCGAATTTGCCACAATTAAAAGTCAAGCAGGTTTGAATAGCTACAAACTAAGTGTAAAAGATTGGACAGAAAAAACCAATGCAATCGGACTAAAGGCAAAAGCTGGAAGATATGGGGGAACTTATGCACATCCGGATATCGCATTTGAGTTTGGAATGTGGATTAGCCCACAGTTCAAAATATATTTAGTAAAAGAGTTTCAACGCTTAAAAACCGATGAAAATAATCGACTAAAACTGGAATGGAACTTACAGCGAACCTTAGCCAAAGTAAATTATCAAATTCATACAGATGCCATAAAAGAAAAGCTAATTCCAAAAGAAATCACGAAACAACAGACAAGTTATGTTTACGCGAATGAAGCCGATATATTGAATGTTGCTCTCTTCGGAATAACTGCAAAAGAGTGGAGAGAATATAGTCCTGATAAGAAAGGAAATATCAGAGATTATGCGACTTTGGAACAATTAGTAGTATTGAGCAATATGGAAAGCATAAATGCCCTACTTATTGGACAGGGTTTGGAACAGGGAAAAAGGTTAATTCAACTCAATAAAGTAGCAATTAGCCAAATGAAATCTTTGCTTGAAAGTAAGTCTATCAACAAATTAAAATAA
- a CDS encoding ADP-ribosylglycohydrolase family protein: MYKDILFGVAIGDALGVPVEFKSRETIAQNPVIDMIGFGTYNLPAGTFSDDSSLTFCLAESLTEDFSLENISEKFILWFRSNYWTPHGNVFDIGIATRNAILRLEKGCKPELAGGIDVSENGNGSLMRILPLLDIIKDLPIEERYLLTKRVSSITHGHIRSIIACFYYLEFARQIILGKEKSTIYNIVKTDVLNFINTIGIVEREVLVFERLLFADISKLNESEIRSSGYVLHTLEASIWCIMTTKDYQSAVLKAVNLGEDSDTTGAVTGGLAGLLYGFETIPKSWLNKLARKDDIDNLAERWKKFANSKRP; encoded by the coding sequence ATGTATAAAGACATTTTATTTGGAGTAGCAATAGGAGATGCATTAGGAGTTCCGGTTGAATTTAAAAGCAGAGAAACAATTGCACAAAATCCGGTTATTGATATGATTGGTTTTGGAACTTATAACCTACCAGCAGGAACCTTTTCAGACGACAGCTCTCTTACATTTTGTCTTGCCGAAAGCTTGACAGAAGATTTTTCATTAGAAAATATTTCGGAAAAATTTATACTTTGGTTTCGTTCAAATTATTGGACTCCTCACGGAAATGTATTCGACATTGGTATAGCCACCAGGAATGCAATTTTGAGACTTGAAAAAGGCTGTAAGCCAGAATTAGCCGGTGGTATTGATGTTTCAGAAAATGGCAATGGCTCTTTGATGAGAATACTTCCTTTGTTGGACATAATCAAAGATTTACCGATTGAAGAACGTTATCTTTTAACGAAGCGGGTTTCATCAATTACTCATGGACATATTCGTTCTATAATTGCTTGTTTTTACTACTTAGAATTTGCACGACAAATCATTTTGGGAAAAGAGAAATCTACCATTTACAACATTGTTAAGACTGACGTTTTAAACTTCATTAATACCATCGGAATTGTTGAAAGAGAGGTTTTAGTCTTTGAGCGACTGTTGTTTGCCGACATTAGTAAATTAAACGAAAGTGAAATTAGAAGTAGCGGTTATGTTTTACATACACTTGAAGCAAGCATTTGGTGTATAATGACCACTAAAGATTATCAAAGTGCCGTTTTGAAAGCGGTTAATTTGGGTGAAGACTCAGATACTACAGGTGCTGTTACCGGCGGGCTTGCGGGACTGCTGTATGGTTTTGAAACAATTCCTAAAAGTTGGTTGAACAAACTTGCAAGAAAAGATGACATAGATAATTTGGCGGAACGTTGGAAAAAATTTGCCAACAGCAAACGGCCGTAG
- a CDS encoding tetratricopeptide repeat protein, with amino-acid sequence MGLILSCAINTGFAGGRLRKTLKNGHYKNYRKPIVLYFDNPTVDIKLLKMRTGILLFISCFICDNAFGQSSSDNYDLDTSNYAFIRKMIELDTKTIELMPDNPNNYFTRAKDYSKLHNFKKALEDLNIADSLQPNEPAILYRRGAIKHRLEDLNGALADFQRTIELKPDFEWAYSDKGTILKELGKFELAIESFNKAISLKPNWEIPYFQLGDTYKEMKKYEKALENYDLAITFYSGNPMAFNNRGNLKKIMGRYDEAILDFIKAIELQPDYKLAYLNLSECYFQTSQLEKSLMSINKAIELSSNYYDALKFRKELYKGMKQFDKACLDYVKCKELNPEEIDTDLNCE; translated from the coding sequence ATGGGGTTAATTTTGAGTTGTGCAATAAACACGGGGTTTGCGGGAGGCAGACTGAGGAAAACCTTAAAAAATGGGCATTACAAAAATTATCGAAAACCAATTGTTTTGTATTTCGATAACCCGACCGTTGACATAAAACTATTAAAAATGAGAACCGGCATATTACTATTTATATCTTGCTTCATCTGCGATAATGCGTTTGGACAATCATCTTCAGATAATTATGATTTGGATACGTCAAATTATGCCTTTATAAGAAAAATGATTGAGTTGGATACAAAGACCATAGAACTGATGCCTGATAATCCGAATAATTATTTCACACGAGCCAAAGATTATTCAAAATTACATAACTTTAAAAAGGCCCTGGAAGATTTGAATATCGCCGACAGTTTACAACCAAATGAGCCAGCCATATTGTATAGAAGAGGTGCAATTAAACATCGTTTGGAAGATTTGAACGGAGCCTTGGCAGATTTTCAGAGAACTATTGAATTAAAACCTGACTTTGAATGGGCTTATTCTGACAAAGGAACAATTCTGAAAGAGCTGGGGAAATTTGAATTAGCCATCGAATCTTTTAACAAAGCAATTTCTTTAAAACCAAATTGGGAAATTCCCTATTTTCAACTTGGCGATACCTATAAAGAAATGAAGAAGTACGAAAAAGCGTTAGAAAATTACGACTTGGCAATAACATTTTATTCAGGCAATCCCATGGCTTTCAATAATAGGGGTAATCTTAAAAAAATAATGGGTCGATATGACGAAGCAATATTGGATTTTATTAAAGCAATTGAATTACAACCTGATTATAAATTGGCGTATTTAAATTTATCTGAATGTTATTTTCAAACCAGTCAATTAGAAAAATCGCTTATGTCGATAAACAAAGCCATTGAGCTATCAAGTAACTATTATGATGCATTGAAATTTAGGAAGGAACTCTATAAGGGCATGAAACAATTTGACAAGGCTTGTTTAGATTACGTCAAGTGCAAAGAGCTAAATCCAGAAGAAATTGATACTGATTTAAATTGCGAATAA
- a CDS encoding HNH endonuclease — MGLYHKTEWKKFRDEVIELDGYKCKDCGRTSKEVVLQVHHKKYVKGKLPWEYPLHDCETLCKGCHSSRHGITKPQIGWDYIGQEDLGDLNGTCENCGATIRHSFLVQHENWGTMEVGTFCCDKLTDSNLASNLLESQTSYKSRKVRFGKSKRWKFDENGNHKIKQSNFEIELINRGNFFNIKIHNQVSNKKYDSLEIAKAKVFDVIESGEFIAYLDRHKITYRESKKKKSKKKNDEK, encoded by the coding sequence ATGGGACTTTATCATAAAACAGAATGGAAAAAATTTAGAGATGAAGTAATCGAATTAGACGGTTATAAGTGTAAGGACTGTGGACGGACTTCAAAAGAAGTTGTTTTACAAGTTCACCACAAAAAATATGTGAAAGGAAAATTACCTTGGGAATATCCATTGCATGACTGTGAAACTTTATGTAAAGGTTGCCACTCTTCAAGACACGGAATTACAAAACCTCAAATTGGTTGGGACTATATTGGACAAGAAGATTTAGGCGACCTAAATGGAACTTGCGAAAATTGTGGTGCGACAATCAGGCATAGCTTTTTAGTTCAACACGAAAATTGGGGGACAATGGAAGTTGGTACATTTTGTTGCGACAAACTAACTGACTCAAATTTAGCTTCTAATCTTTTAGAATCGCAAACAAGTTATAAGTCACGAAAAGTTAGATTTGGAAAATCAAAAAGATGGAAATTTGACGAAAATGGAAATCATAAAATAAAGCAAAGTAACTTTGAAATAGAGCTAATAAACAGAGGCAATTTTTTCAATATAAAAATACATAACCAAGTAAGTAACAAAAAGTATGACAGTTTAGAAATAGCAAAAGCCAAAGTTTTTGACGTTATAGAATCAGGAGAATTTATTGCATATTTGGACAGACATAAAATCACTTACAGAGAATCCAAAAAGAAAAAATCAAAGAAGAAAAATGACGAAAAATAA
- a CDS encoding CPBP family intramembrane metalloprotease has protein sequence MNNIKEHINILIAMTLINLFVLWNFISEGKTIHGIGYFIFFYVALFIIHFFTDKYPPKIDIEIKQPKREFLMIILFSFLGAIFITINFYLKTNTEQIGFLVQLPLLIGILLFTFPLGIVVYLMLKKYKLLQLGLNIKPLSYLILGLIIWGITGLFAFIFNKSGIIWVEGYKELGGVPGIILKGIIGAGLVEEFNRFAIQSRFEKVFKQFGFNILFATTIWAFMHFPVNYFKESMSISEIFIYCIQIIPIGFIWGYLTQRTKSIVPATLAHGINLWGFQNG, from the coding sequence ATGAACAACATAAAAGAGCATATAAATATTCTAATAGCAATGACGCTTATTAATCTATTTGTGCTTTGGAATTTTATATCAGAAGGCAAAACAATTCACGGAATTGGGTATTTTATATTTTTCTATGTTGCACTTTTTATTATTCATTTTTTCACCGATAAATACCCCCCCAAAATTGATATTGAAATAAAACAGCCTAAAAGAGAATTTTTAATGATTATCCTTTTTTCATTTTTAGGTGCGATTTTCATAACAATAAATTTTTATCTGAAAACCAACACAGAACAAATTGGATTTTTAGTCCAATTGCCTCTTTTAATAGGGATTTTGCTTTTTACCTTTCCACTCGGAATTGTTGTTTACTTGATGCTCAAGAAATACAAACTTTTGCAATTAGGATTGAATATTAAACCTTTATCTTATTTAATACTCGGACTTATTATTTGGGGAATAACTGGGCTGTTTGCTTTTATATTTAATAAAAGTGGAATTATTTGGGTAGAAGGCTATAAAGAACTTGGTGGTGTGCCAGGAATTATTCTAAAAGGAATTATTGGGGCGGGGTTGGTTGAAGAATTTAATCGTTTCGCTATACAGTCTCGGTTTGAAAAAGTGTTTAAACAATTTGGATTTAATATATTGTTTGCCACAACAATATGGGCATTTATGCATTTCCCTGTCAATTATTTTAAAGAAAGTATGTCCATATCCGAAATATTCATCTATTGCATTCAAATAATACCAATTGGCTTTATTTGGGGCTATTTGACACAGAGAACAAAGTCTATTGTTCCAGCCACATTGGCTCACGGTATAAATTTATGGGGCTTTCAAAATGGTTAG